The following coding sequences lie in one Amycolatopsis cihanbeyliensis genomic window:
- a CDS encoding transposase yields MPPRKRRSYTAEYKVEAAHRVIDSGRTIAEVSRELGIDAGMLSVWVKDERRRVTAAEVHGDKPLEAAERAELLRLRGQVAELEKDNAFLVKASAYFAAMQKNRPGSL; encoded by the coding sequence ATGCCTCCTCGCAAGCGCCGTTCGTACACGGCCGAGTACAAGGTCGAGGCTGCTCATCGCGTGATCGATTCCGGCCGGACGATCGCTGAGGTTTCCCGCGAGCTGGGTATCGACGCGGGCATGTTGAGTGTCTGGGTCAAAGACGAACGTCGACGGGTCACCGCGGCCGAGGTCCACGGAGACAAACCTCTGGAGGCCGCCGAGCGGGCCGAACTGTTGCGGTTGCGCGGACAGGTGGCCGAGCTGGAGAAGGACAACGCGTTCCTGGTAAAAGCTTCGGCGTACTTTGCCGCGATGCAGAAGAACCGGCCCGGTTCGCTCTGA
- a CDS encoding IS3 family transposase, whose amino-acid sequence MAKYAGPDKFADTTTSPPNTRFSVRRMARLLGVSRAGYYAHVKRVAATVLTPRQQRRADLEVKITQAHKDSSGIYGSPRITAELREQGEVVTAKTVAKIMASIGLEGISPRTFKVKTTVVDPAASFPPDLVDRHFDRDRLDAVWLTDITYLTCGQGDMFLCAIRDGQSRKVLGYSVSDHIGAEMVTDAIDAAVGTRGGRCRGTILHSDRGGEYTAHLTATACFRHGLRRSMGATGICWDNSPAESFWSTFKHEHYYRHAYATKTELVAAIDKWISFYNSTRRHSAIGMLSPDNFEQALRTAA is encoded by the coding sequence ATGGCCAAGTACGCCGGCCCCGACAAGTTCGCTGACACCACCACTTCGCCGCCGAACACGCGGTTCTCAGTGCGGCGTATGGCGCGGCTGCTGGGCGTGTCGAGGGCGGGCTACTACGCGCATGTGAAACGTGTGGCGGCAACGGTGTTGACTCCGCGGCAGCAACGCCGAGCCGATCTCGAGGTGAAGATCACCCAGGCGCACAAGGACTCGAGCGGGATCTACGGGTCGCCGCGGATCACCGCCGAGCTGCGTGAGCAGGGCGAGGTGGTCACAGCGAAGACCGTCGCCAAGATCATGGCCTCGATCGGGCTTGAGGGCATCAGCCCGCGCACGTTCAAGGTGAAGACGACAGTGGTCGATCCGGCCGCGTCGTTCCCACCGGATCTGGTCGACCGGCACTTCGACCGGGACCGGCTCGACGCGGTCTGGCTGACCGACATCACGTACCTGACGTGTGGTCAGGGTGACATGTTCCTGTGCGCGATCCGGGACGGACAGTCCCGGAAAGTGTTGGGCTACAGCGTATCCGACCACATCGGCGCCGAGATGGTCACCGACGCCATCGATGCCGCCGTGGGCACCCGTGGCGGCAGATGCCGTGGCACGATCCTGCATTCCGACCGTGGCGGCGAGTACACCGCGCACCTGACAGCGACGGCGTGCTTCCGGCACGGCCTGCGCCGGTCGATGGGCGCGACCGGAATCTGCTGGGACAACAGCCCAGCGGAGTCGTTCTGGTCGACGTTCAAACACGAGCACTACTACCGGCACGCCTACGCCACGAAGACAGAACTCGTTGCCGCGATTGACAAATGGATCAGCTTCTACAACAGTACGCGGCGGCACTCCGCGATCGGGATGCTCAGCCCCGACAACTTCGAGCAGGCACTCCGAACGGCGGCCTG